One genomic window of Haliotis asinina isolate JCU_RB_2024 chromosome 4, JCU_Hal_asi_v2, whole genome shotgun sequence includes the following:
- the LOC137281789 gene encoding zinc finger MYM-type protein 4-like produces the protein MEGEEFQDSRQALDACMRERSTAGLGADVRKPTEVITRDEENTLWEKGALGEGTPQKLLDTVLYLTGLNFALRGGKEHRSLRLHQQPQITGPHTDQNGRRYLQYVEDVSKTNAGGVKDRKLQKKKVRAYENTKNPERCYVRLFMKYKSLCLPSSTRANAFYFTPMKKPKDGKWYLESPMGHNTIQTTVKRICAEAGIEGRKTNHSLRCTAATRLYEANISEQQICEQTGHKSEAVRVYKRTSDQQQAMASDVLSCSAPKKTQTSATVSVPTSEGDSGTTQTVAHGSVTMTFNFN, from the exons atggaaggcgaagagttccaggacagcagacaggcactggacgcatgcatgcgtgagaggtccacagctggtcttggagcagacgtgagaaaacctacagaggtgataactcgagacgaggagaacactctgtgggagaagggggctcttggagaaggcacgccgcaaaaactcctggacacagtcctctacttaactg gacttaacttcgccttgagaggtggaaaggaacatcggagtttaagactacaccaacaacctcagattacaggcccacatacagaccagaacggccgcaggtacctgcagtatgtggaagacgtctctaagacaaatgccgggggagtgaaagacaggaaactgcagaagaaaaaggtgcgagcgtatgaaaataccaagaacccggaacgatgttatgtgcgccttttcatgaagtacaagtcactttg cctaccatcttcaactcgagcaaatgcgttttacttcaccccgatgaagaaacctaaggatggaaaatggtacctagagtcgcccatgggccacaacacaatccagacaacggtgaagagaatatgtgctgaagccggaattgaaggaaggaaaacgaaccactcgctcagatgcactgctgctacccgtctctacgaggcaaacataagcgagcaacagatttgtgaacaaactg gtcacaaaagcgaggcagtgagggtttacaagagaaccagtgatcaacaacaagcaatggcgtcagatgttctctcatgttcagctccaaagaaaactcagacgtctgcgacagtgtcggttcctacttcagagggagattccggtacaacacaaactgtcgctcacggaagtgttacaatgacgttcaatttcaattaa